The window CTGATCGGCATACTCTTTCTCCAAGGCCTTCCCTGAGGACTGCCCAACCTTGccgaggacagagggagagatggcCCTTACCCGTTCTTCTagctttccctctgccccagagCTCTTGGGGTAGGATACCATGGGGCTAGGCCACAGTGAATGAGCCAAACATAGTGAATATTAGGTTGGAAGAGGCAGAGATTTGAGATGCAGCAGAGatggctgggagtggggggggggggtagctaCAGTCTGACCCCTTGGAAATGTGACCATGACAGCAGCTGAGACTAGCTTTTGACCCTATGCTTTTCCTACAAGTTGATTTGTTTCTTGGCAGAGTATAAACTGGGACACACCTTGTATTCCTGTGTAGCAGGCGTGCCTGGGTCCagtctttctcttctgcttgttTTAGACTTTTCTTGGACATTTCTTAGTCATCTTAGCACTGAGCTCCTATTTTTAGTGCCACCACCTCCTATGGGACCTAAAATAAAGCTGGCTCATCTTCCTGGCCCCTCATTGGCTGAAGTATTGGTCATAGGCTGGGAGATTGGCTGGATTGGGACTAAGCCACTGGCCCTCTACATTATCTATCCCGGCTGGCTCCTCTGGCCTTGGGTGAGGTTATAGGGACTAGAGTGAACTAGCAGGTTCCCTTGGTGAGGCTTCACAACCACTGGCAACATCAGGGTTCCACCCCCTTACAGAGGAGGGAGCTGAGGCCCTTCTTGGGGCAATGACTTGCATCAGGTCCCACCACTGTTAATGGTTGTCTGCCATTAACAGACACAACGCAACTCCTCACTGCTTTGGTTCAGAGTCCTGTTGTCAGAAGATGGGGAGGTAGTCAGACACAACTGCAGAACAACATACAAGTCTGCCATTGTGGTATCCTTCAGTGAGATGTGGGCTTCCTATCTGGGAGGGGCCTAGCAAAGCCAGAGTGGCTCTCGTCTACGGCTTGAGTTTCCTTCTAGCAAGCCTTGGAGCTGTGATGTCTATAGCTGGGAGGGggtctccccgcctcccccaccaaAGACCAGAGAAGGGCAGCCCCTTCCAACGGAGGCAGTGCTGGGATGGGGAGTGTGAAGAGATAATCGCCTCTGTTTCCCTTCCCAGACCCCCTCAGTATTACTCTCTGATTCTTTGAATTCATGTTCCCATCTCTGAAGTGGGTAGGGGTAACCCTGtcatgaagaaatgaatagatgttACCTGTGCTCAAAGAAGTAAACTGCTCCCTTAAGACTAAAATGGAGGATCACTTGCTGTTTTATTGCAAGTGAGGACTTGAGGAGACATCTCCCCCTACTCTCACTGGGTCTTCCTCCACCTCTTGATATAGCCCTGGGGCAATGTTGATGGGACTAAGGACATTACACAGATATCTGTAATTTCTGACTTGCAAAGTGGGAAGAACAGattgttgagagaattaaatgaaaacatgtgggGAGAGTGTGTGTCGTTAGCTCCTTCTTAAAGCCCCATCCCCCATTGGGCATTGAAGGGCTTGCTCTGACTGTCctggctccaccctcagcacctATCCTATGTGCTCCACATCCTGGGAGCCCCTTTGTTTCATTAGCCAGAGCTCCTCAAAGGAGAGTCTGAGTCTGGTCCACCTCTGGGCTCCCTGCACTGGTCTGTATTGGGAGGGGCCTCCTACCAATTCCCCAGGACCTCTCTATAACAGACCTCACCAAAAGACTCCCTCCTCGAGGAGGCCAGGAGGGGTAGGGGTCAGTGAAGAAACCGCAGCTGGCTACCTCCTGTTCCCTTGGTACCAACACTTCCCTCCATGTCTTGCTGATCTTGCAGGTCTCAGTGAGGCCGGGTGACGCTCCAGAATGGGAGACAAGCCAATTTGGGAGCAGATTGGATCCAGCTTCATTCAACATTACTACCAGTTATTTGATAACGACAGAACCCAACTAGGCGCAATTTATGTAAGTCTCCAGCTCTAGGGCCTGAACAGGGTCCCCAAGGGATCCATTCAGATGTTGGGCCAGTGTGTCCAGTTCACAAGTTCTAGCAGCCCTTACCGGATTTGGCTATACTCTTCTATCTAAGCTTCTGTCTGTGGCAGAAGGGGCCTGAGGCTTAGCCCAACTACCTGGTCTACACGTTCCCTTCTGTCATCTTCCATAAGAGTAGGGATCCTGTATCCTTGGCAGGTTGTTACGGGCTTGCCATTCCATGGTCCTGAGAGTGCCTCTGGTTCCAGATTGGGCAGCAGCAGACAGATGCTAGGGCTCATGGTGCTTTCTGGAAGTGGCAGGTATGAGCATCATCAATGCAAAACTGAGTTCTCCTGGAGGTCTTAGGTCCAAGTTTCCTTTTGAGGGCCAAACACCCCTGAATGCTCATGGTAAACAAATGGGGTTAGCCCAGGGAGACTGGTGTGTCTTTAACCCTTCTAGGCACTTGCTATTTTAATGATCATGTATACCAAGAGCTACTTGTATTTGACCCTGCCAGGACTCAGTCACAGTAATGTGATTGATCAGGCCATTTCTAGCAGGTCTGTCCAGAATGGAAATGATAGGAGTCATCCAGCATAGCCTGAGAGCCTGACTGGGCTGTGGGCAAAGCTCTCTGTGTGTCCAGAAACTCGGGGTCAAgtctgaagaaaagaaagggatctTACCAGTGGAAAGCCAAATCCAGTAAATGCATTATTTGGTTGTCATCAtagagagttttaaaaacttgaattgATATGACTCTGGGATCCTGGCGCTTctgttttatttgcttcttaaaatcaatgaaagcagCCCCGACCCAGAGAAGAGAGCGTGGTCCTAAAAGAATGCTTTATGTATGTCATTTTGTATAATCCTCAGCATATGTCTCTTTTAAAGATCagaaaatagaggggcgcctgggtagctcagtcggttaagcggccgacttcggctcaggtcatgatctcgcgatccgtgagttcgagccccgcgttgggctctgtgctgacagctcagagcctggagcctgtttcagattctgtgtctccctctctctgaccctcccccgttcatgctctgtctctctctgtctcaaaaataaataaacgttaaaaaaaataataaaaaagaaagaaagaaagaaagaaagaaagatcagaaaatagaaaaatatgtaacttGCCAAATATTATAGCTGGTAAGTAGCAAAGGCAGTTTTGAGTTCTGCCCCTGAAGTCTGTGGCAGGAAAAatatggaggggaggggatgaaACTAGTGGGTTGCATGTTGATGTAGGTAGGGTCCCAGGCTAGGCCTTGGGAGGCCTTGTCAGCCTCCATTCTTCCCTCACCTCATGGGTGTCCTTATGGGAGTGGCCTCAGTAGAATTCAGCCTGAGCTCTAGAGATGGTAATTGAACATAGAATGTTTCCAAGTTATTTCTCATGGGCTTCGCTAGTACTGGTGCTGACTGACCACATAGCAGGATGACTTTTGGCTGAGCCTTGACCACATAATAGGCAGCCTAGGGCTCATGCATATCAGAGGCCATataacttctttgtttttgtttttgttttttagtttatttatttattttgagagaaagagagagagcgggggagggacagagagagaagagagagaatcccaagcaggctccatgctatcagctcaaagcccgacacaggggtctagctcatgaattgtgagatcatgacctgacctgaaatcaagagtcagacacctaactaactgagccacccagatgcccccagggGGCATATAACTTCTTGAATAAAAACCAGGAAATGAACTTACTAAATAGGTTTGTATTTTGTTAGCTTTTCAGAGCCTGGGCTCTGGGAAGATAGGGTGTAATTAAAGAGGTTGTTAGTAGTGTAAAGTATGGAAACTACCTTCAGTTCCCTTCTTTATAGATAGGGTAATTGAGTTTTGGACTcatttttccaaacaaggtcCTTTTCAGGGACTCAGAgataaattcctttttctctgaggCCCTGACCCcatgttttctggttttcagaTTGACGCATCATGCCTTACGTGGGAAGGACAGCAATTCCAGGGGAAAGCTGCCATTGTGGAGAAGTTGTCTGTAAGTAAAGGCCAGGGTCATGCTTAAAGCAGCTGCTTCCCTGCCTTGCTGGCCACAGCCCATCACCCCCTCTTTCTTTTGCAGAGCCTTCCGTTCCAGAAAATCCAGCACAGCATCACGGCGCAGGACCATCAGCCCACGCCAGATAGCTGCATCATCAGCATGGTTGTGGGCCAGCTCAAGGTAATAGTGCTGGTAGGGAGGAGTGGGCAGGCAGAGGAGAGCCCTGCGCACCTGCCTTCCCTGTGATGTGACCTGCTTATCAAGGGACACTCGGTGTCTAGAGCTGTATAATTCAATACAATAACCACTAGTCACATTTTCATATTATGTTTCAATTTTAATggcaatttttaaattgcattaattaaaatgaaagttaaaatggAGTTCCTTAGCCGAACTAAGTATATTTCAAGTGCTTATAGTCAGTCACTGTGACTGCCTATTGGACAGTGCAGACACAGACTGATTCTGTTGTTACAGAAAGTACTATTGGAGAGTACAGGTTTAGAGCCTTTCCGGAAAAGGGACAAAGGTATAGGAGCAGGGTGGGGTTGTGGTGCTAAGATACTGGGCCTTCATACTGCCCTGAGGTATAGGTGGGCTTTCTGTCGGCAGCTGGTCCTAGATGGGCCAGCTGGGTGCTGAGTTGCAGTCCCTTGCTGGAGTCCATGTTGCCACTTCCTGAGCTGGCTACTGGCTCCGCCACCTGCTGAGCAAAGCAGATTCCTGGAACTCCTGCTTCTGTTTgcattctcctttcctcttccgAGACCTATCCTCTTCAAAGCCTTCAGCTCCTCAGTCCCCCAAGAACTCTCATGGGAACTCCTACCTGTTGTGCTCCAGCAGACTGAAGCcagatttttaatttccaaaaagcTTCTCCTCCTTTCCAAAGCAGGACAGGTTGGCTGCCCGTCGACCAGGTCCCAGTCTCCTGGACCTGTGTCACGGTGGGACTCTGAATAATAGGCCCACATGGCCTTCTCCGTAGGTTAGGTGGGGCCTTCTGGGTTAAataaaagggcagaaagaggggccCCATACGCCTCTGCCATGGACCCAGAAGGACCTGCCTTGTGGCCTGGACTTTCCTGTCAGTTTTTCCTGCCTGTCCAACATGCCCTGCCCAGAGTTTGTGTTCAGATAGGCCATTGGGAGTGAAGAGGTCTTTTCAGGGGCCTCGGTGCCTATTTTCCAGGATAGGGTCAGTAAGCATGGCCCATTTCCCACTTGGCTTCAGGTTCATTCTGCTGCTTCTGTCCCAACTCAGAGTCCCTAAAAGACTGATTTGCCTAATTGCTGATGATAATTCCCAGAAACCCCAGCAATTTTAGAGATAGCACTGGTTAACTGGGCTCCTACCTTAACTATGCTTCATCCTGATCTTCTGCAGTTTGGCTGGAGgtgtcttgccttttttttttttttttttttttcattgcaaatgTTATATATGACACGACAGGAAACATCACCAGGTGACATTGCTTCGTTTTGCTCTTTGATTTGCTCTTTGTTAGAGCTTTGATTACAGTGTGAACTCCGTTTTGAGTCTTTTCTCACCTACTTGGCCACAGTCAGTATTAACAGTAGTTTCTCTGAATTGGACTAACTGGTGTAATCAGACGCTAAGATTATTTAGGTTTTAGGTACTGTAAGTTATGCGGTGAGCACTACAGAACTCTTTCAAATTGATCACTGCTTAGAGACATGGGCTCAGAGGCAGGTGTGTTTTCTGCTCTCTTACGGTGGCTAATTGGTGATGTATTCTACAGTTTAAGTGCATGTAGCAGTGAGAACTGCCATCTGTAGCCCTATGTGCCCAGTGCCATGTTTTGTACATTATATCAATTCACATTCATAAATACACTTTGGCTATACTGGGATTTGAGTCCAAGACCGTAGGGCCTGATCTCAAAGTCAGCATTCTTTGTCCTGTTCCCTTGCAACTAAACTCCCTTCCTGTTCCTTGGCCTACTTactgaatcattttttttctcctcacagGCTGATGAAGACCCCATCATGGGGTTCCACCAGATGTTCCTATTAAAGAACATCAACGATGCTTGGGTTTGCACCAATGACATGTTCAGGCTTGCCCTGCACAACTTCGGCTGACCTCCTCCCAGCCAGGCACTCATGctgtttcctcctccctcctctccccaatATTATTCACACTCCTCCAGATGCTCCAAATATCATACACAAATGAGCAGGGCCGCGGTGGGAGCGGGCGCAGTGCGCTGCTGCTACTGGGGTATTGTGCATGATGTTTGGACACTAGACTAGTTGCATCTGACAGGAGAAGTTTGTGTTGTACCAGCGCATGCCTTGGAAAGACTTAAGTAATGcaaaaggttgttttttttttgttttgttttgtttttgttttttaatctactgACAAGTTGCTCTAGTAACCCaaagaagtgaaggagaaagCAGCTGCCTCACCGCCCAGATATTGATTTGTTCGGATGTTTCAATGCCTCATGATacaataaaaccacaaaaattttcttaacagtttaaattgttttaatgagtTTAATAGTTGGCTGGGCATCAATAACTACCCTGCCCCATTGTCTCTCTCATGTCtcaccttcccacctccccccccaactCAGCAATACATGTTACAAAGAGAAACTGCTGAAGCAGCACTCCCAGATAGCTTCTCTCAGAAGCCTTTAGGGCATAGTATGCCCCACCTCAGCCCACCTGGTCCTGGAAAACTGAGCTGCAGACAGAGCTTGGGTCTGGCCTGAAGCTTCCCTTGCACTGAAGCCTTTGCAGTCACTTCTGACAACTCCTACATTGGGTAGGTCAGGGCTCTGGTAATAGAGATGATCTAGAATCCCACTGAAAAGACTCATTAAGCTCAGgtgctctgggctgagggctcagcaAAACTACCCTGTATAAAATGAGCAAAGGTTTGAGGGAGAATATCCTGTTCTACCCCCAGAACAGTCAGGATCACATCCAGGGGGCCCCATAAACCCCAAGCCAAGCAGAGGGCAGTTCCAGTTTTGTATCCAGTTTTGGATATCCTTGCCCAGAGGTGAGTGCCCAGAACAGTCAGCCTCCATTTGCCTGCAGAGTGCAGAGCCAGGCCCAGTTGGGCTGGGGTACAGATCTAGAGCTATGAAAGGCAGTCTGAGACTGAGGGATTTGTGCTTTGGGACTTCATACCCCTCAGACCTTTGCAAGGCATCTCTAGGCCTTCTGTTTCCTGCCTCACCACATACCTTCACGTTTTCTTCAAGTCCCAGGAAATATTAACTATCATCAGGGCAGTTTCTGCTCAGTTTGGGGGACAGAGGCCTTGCCCATTACAAATCTAGCCCTTAGCCCTAAGACCTCTGGTGTTATAAAGTCTGGTGGCAAGATCGCAACCAAAAGCTAGAACCAAACCCAAGTCTTGGGCTGGTGCCCTGCTAGGGGTTTTAAGATTGGTGAGGGCTCCACAGTTAAGCCTGACCTGTACTCCCCTTTCCCCCTGCACTATGGATGGAGGCCAAGGACTTCCTCAGACCCCCCACAAGTTGCCTGGCTACCCTCGGTAGAGGGTTGGATGATGAACTGTGTTTAGAAGACCACACTTAGAAATTTCAGTGGGACTGATTTAGGATGCTATGTGTTTGGGGAATGGGGGTCCAGAGAGAGGTAGATGCCTGCTGCCTCTTAAACCACCCTGTATAAAATCTGCAATACAGCTTCTTCCATGTACCTGTGCCTGAAATTTCTGCAATAAAGAGGTGTTTGTAAactctggtttctttcttcctgcctgaGGTTGTCAGGCCTGGGCGGGCAGGGGATGCTGGGGGATATTAAGTAACAATGCAATGTTTGTGATTTGACTATCTTCCCCTTACAATTCCTGGGTTTACAATCCCCCTGAGGCCTTGGGTCACCCTGCCCCATTTCGCAAAGGGGAGGCCTACCAATTCACCTTTTTCCTGGATAGGGTCTGAGGGACtaacctgggtggctaagttgatCCAGTTCTGGACTCAATGAGTTCATGTTCTGGTAATGGACATAAACTGGACGGGATGTCCCAACGTGCACAGGGATTTGGGCAGTCCAGTACATAGATATTTGCTCTGCCTTAGCCCTGAAGAAGGTTGATTTGCCTCACCCGTTGACCAAAGGGTCCGGGAGGGGTGAAGCTTCCGCCCCCAGCCCGGAACCTTTCTTCTTCACCCTGCGCAGGTTCCGGGAGCCAGGGCTCTGGCGGGCCGGAAGTGGAGGCGGTTGGTGGTGCTGGTGGGGCACAGGGACGCGGCGCGGGCGGCGGTTTGCGGGCGGCGGGTGGATCGAGTTTAGTGACCGGTGTCTTGCTGTCTGGTCCTGGCAGGGCTGTGCGCGGCTGCACTCTGCGCGGAGGTAGCGAAACGAACGCGGCGTGGACAAGGCGCCTGCGCCTGGGCCCATGGCCTCCTCCTGCGCGAGCATCGACATCGAGGACGCCACGCAGCACCTGCGGGACATCCTCAAGCTGGACCGGCCCGCGGGGGGTGAGCCAGTACACCGGGGGTGGGCTCTCGGCGAGCGGGCATAAGGGCGGCGCGGGTCTGGGCCGTCCTCAGGGCTCACAGGTCTCTCAGGACCAATTCCGCATCCTCCTGGCTGGTGAGGCGAGACGGGGGTTGGAGCGGTAAATTGCTGACCGTGCCCGTCAAGGGTGCAGATCCCTTCCCATTCCCGAGCCGGGCCGTTCTGCCTCGCGTCCTTCAGCGTCTCTGCTGAAGGTGAGACTCCTTCTCTGAATCCGCAGGGCTCGGTTCGTGTCCTGGCCCCAAGGTCTGTAGTGTTACTGGGACTAGCTCAGGTTCCCCATCCTTGTGCCATAGTTCTGAGGCCTGGTCTGGCCTCGGTGTGCGGAGTTCTGGGTCTAGACCTAGGCGCTGGGCGGAGGAGCCACTGGTCTCCCTCTGCAATTTACCCTTCACTCTGGAATATAGACGCCAGGTCTGCTATTCTAAAACTGATTTTCAGGAGAAAGATGACCAGCCCCAATTCCGTGTCCTTTCTGGGATTAAAGCAAATCACAGATTGCATGACACTGATTGGATTAGGCTACAAACATTTGCAAGCCCTagtttatttctatttacttAAACTTTACTTGGGCTTGTAGTGATAGAGCtgctcctgccctcaaggagccttGAGAACATAGAGAGCTAATGAGGTTGTAACATCATGGAATTGTCATTGAAAAAAAGGAGTATTTTGGTACTGTGATGGAGATATGGTAGATGGGGTTAGTGCCTGAGAACAGATCTGAGACCGAAGACAGTGTTTAGGTTAGGTGTTATAATATGAACAGGTGATTGAGTGTCAAGAATGGCATTCTGCAAAGAACAAATAGCATGTGTGAAGGCACCAAAGTTTCCTGGCAGGTTCAGGAACCTGTGAAAAGTTGTAGTGGTTGAAAGATTGGCTGGTGATGGTGGTGTGGGTATGCAGTGACCACAGCTGAGAATTGGTGTTTCCTGGGACCCTGTTCTTAAACCTGCTGGGAGGCCCAAACTGGCTGCTTTTGGAAGCAGGCACTGGTGCTCACCCTGGGTGGGTTTAGCTGCCCCTTACCCCCTTGGACCTCTCCTGCTCATCCCCTCTGTGCAGACTAGACTGCACAAAGCTTTGGTAGAGTCTGATGTGGCCAGTATTTTGTAGCTTGTTTGTCTTCATGGTAGCCTGCCTGGGAGGAAGAGTGGCCAGCCTCTCCCTGAACAGCTGAAGTGGCTCTGATCCAAGTGAAGTGGCCTGCAGGCTTTCCacttaatttcttatttgttgATTGGTACCTAATTGCCCAGTTTTCCAAGTAGCTCTTGTTGGTCTCCTCTCAACGGAACATCATGTCAAACTCCATACTGTCTTGTGACTAGAAACTTACCGTGTTTTTCAATGTGGAGCCCTAGTCTCTTTGTCACCTGGGAGTTTTAGGGTGGTGTCTGAGCCTGTGAGTGTGCTTGAAACAGCCAATGGCAAACAACTGAAATACTGTCTTTCCCAACTACAGTTTCTCTTTAC is drawn from Felis catus isolate Fca126 chromosome E2, F.catus_Fca126_mat1.0, whole genome shotgun sequence and contains these coding sequences:
- the NUTF2 gene encoding nuclear transport factor 2 translates to MGDKPIWEQIGSSFIQHYYQLFDNDRTQLGAIYIDASCLTWEGQQFQGKAAIVEKLSSLPFQKIQHSITAQDHQPTPDSCIISMVVGQLKADEDPIMGFHQMFLLKNINDAWVCTNDMFRLALHNFG